Below is a genomic region from Flammeovirgaceae bacterium SG7u.111.
GGTAGGGCTCAGCTTTTTAATTAATCATATTTCTTCGTACGCTACAGCTTTTCTTAAAGCTATTTATATCTTTACCTCAATTTATAGGAGTTAATAAAACCCTACATATTTCCATTTTCTTATGAATAAAACAGCCGAGCTGGAAGAAAAAATAGACCTACTGCTTTGGACAGGGCAATTACTGTTGCAAAGTGGAGCTGATAGTAACCGAATAGATAGAAATATTAGAAGAGTTGCCGCATTTATGGGGCTTTCTCCAGAAAAGCTTCATTTGCACATCACATTCACCACGCTCATGATCACCATTGGCGATAATGTGAATTCGTTCACCAAGTTTAGAAAGTGTAAAAAACATGGAGTAAATATGACGGTTGTTTCAGCCATAAGTAGGCTGTCGTGGAAGGCCATTAAAGATGATTATAGCCTTGAGCAGTACAGGGAAGAATTAGATAGAATTAATCATATTCCCCATCATTATCCAAGGTGGTTTTTGCTACTTTCGGTAGGAATGGCTTGTGGAGCTTTTTGTTTGTTATTTGGTGGTGATTGGATTAGTATGGCAAATACCGTGGTAGCTACCATGGTTGCCCTATTTGTGAGGCAAGAGCTTCACAAGAAAGGCTTGAACGGCTATTTTATTATCACCGTATCGGCATTTGTAGCAACATCCGTAGGCAGTGTTTCCACGCTTATGCATGTAAGCGATAGCAGCCAATATGCTATTTTGGCTTCGGTTCTTTTCCTCATTCCCGGTGTTCCGCTCATCAACTCTCTCGACGATATGCTGGACGGATTTACCATAGTTGGGCTTACCCGAGCCATTGTTGGTTTGCTTATGGTGATGTCTATTTCTTTGGGAATGATAGCTGCTCTTTCTTTACTTAATATCGAAACCTTATAGATATATGGAACTTACTGACTTATTATTAAGTGGAGTTTGGGGAGCAATTGCCGCTGGAGGGTTTGCCATCCTTTTCAATGTTCCTGTCCGAACTCTGTTGTTTGCTGCCTTAGGTGGTGCAATAGGGCTTATCTGTCGAAATATTTTCCATTATTATATAGGCTTTCACTTAGAGTTTTCCTCTTTTTTGGGAGCACTTTGCGCAGCTACGTGGGGTGCATTTTGGTCGCATAAGGTGCATACGCCGGGGCACGTAATCTCAATTCCTTCGGTTATTCCGATGGTACCAGGTGTGTTTTCTTACAAAGGAATGATTGGGCTGATAAATTTCAATAGCAGCGATTTGCCGCAAGATGAGCATTTGGCTACAACAGTTTCTTTCTTGTTGAAAGCTATTTTTATCTTGGCAGGGCTTTCGCTAGGTACGGCTATTCCCAACCTGATTGACCGCTTGCTTATGCAAAAAGGAAAGCAAGAAAGGGTTACGCAATCGCTCCAAAAGAAAAATGCTAAAAGGAAAATTGAGTTCGATTAAAAAAGTAAGCCAAATACATCTTCGAGCTTAGCTACTGGGATTATTTTTATTTGGAAAGACTTTCCATCCAGCCCTTTTTTGTTGTACTTGGAAATAAAAATCTCTTCAAAACCTAGCTTTTCAGCTTCGCTAATTCGGTTTTCTATACGAGGGATTGCCCTAATTTCTCCTCCCAGGCCAACCTCGGCGGCGAAGCACATTTTGCTGCTCACCGATACATCTTCAAAAGAAGAAATGATGGAAGCGCATACGGCTAAATCAATAGAAGGATCTTCTATTTTGAGCCCACCTGTTATGTTGAGGAAAACATCTTGCAAGCCAAGGCGATAACCGCCTCTTTTTTCCAATACGGCAAGTAGCATATTTAGCCTTTTAGAGTCGAAGCCCGTGCAGCTCCTTTGTGGGTTTCCATATACCGAGCTGCTCACCAAGGATTGGATTTCGACCAGCAAAGGTCGGTTTCCCTCAAGGGTAGCTCCTATGGTAATACCACTCAAATCTTCTTCCCGTTGGGTAAGCAATATTTCCGAAGGGTTGCTCACTTGCCTTAGCCCTGTCGATTGCATTTCATAAATACCAAGTTCAGAGGTAGAACCAAAGCGGTTTTTAGTGGTTCGCATCACCCGGTAGCTCATGTGGCGGTCGCCTTCAAATTGCAATACGGTATCTACCATATGTTCCAGCACTTTTGGTCCTGCCAAGCTTCCTTCTTTGGTGATATGGCCAATTAGAAATACGGGCGTGCCTGTTTCTTTGGCATAACTAATAAGCTCGGCAGCGCATTCCCGCACTTGCGAAACACTTCCCGCAGCCGACTCCACTATAGAAGAGTGTAAGGTTTGGATGGAGTCAATAATCAACAGGTTGGGCTCGGTGCTTTTTACCTGCTGGAAAATAGCTTGTGTATTGGTTTCAGTTAAAATCAGACAACTATCTGGCAAGGTGTTTTTAATTCTTGCAGCCCGCATTTTTATTTGTTGTCCACTTTCTTCTCCCGATACATAAAGAATTTTGAGTTGGGGCATTTCTAAGGCTAGCTGAAGGGTTAGGGTAGATTTTCCAATTCCAGGCTCACCGCCTATCAGTACTACTGAACCTGGCATAATCCCTCCGCCCAGCACTCGGTCAAACTCGGTGTCGCCAGTCAGGAACCGCTCCTCTTCTTGGTAGGCAATTTGGTTGAGTGGTCGGGGTTTGTTAGCCGTTATTTTTTTGCCTTGGGGCTCAGTGTCCCAAATGGGTTGCTTACCTGAGCTAGGGGTAATTACCTCCTCTACAAAGGTGTTCCATTCTTCGCAAGAAGAACATTTTCCTTGCCATTTGGGGGAGTTGTGCCCGCAGTTTTGACACACATAAATAGTTTTTGCTTTTTTAGCCATTGCCAAATTTAAGCAAATTCTTTTCTGTAAAAAAAGCTAAATTTCTATACCAAGAATGAGGATATCGTCGTCTTGTGGATTGTCTCCTTTCCAGTCATCAAAAGCCTTTTCCATCATCTCTTTTTGACTATCGAGGTTCTCTTGGATGATATCGGCCATCAGATGCCTTACCTTTCTTTCTGAGAAAGGAACATTGTCTTTACCGCCTTTTTGTTTTTGGAAGCCATCTGTAAAAACCAGTATTTTTTCCGATTTGGAGAGGCTGAAAGTTTTGTTGCTGAAGCTTCTATTGGTACCAAAGTGCGATCCGCCAACGGGTATGTGGTCAGGAGTTACTATTTGTAAGCCTTGCTTTTTAATGTGATAAAGGGAGATGTTGGCACCCGAATAAACTAACCTGCGGCTTGTCGTATTGATAGAGATGACCGCCATATCCACACCGTCTTCAAACATGTTTTCTACGCCTTCTTGTTGGGTTGATTTTGCTAAACGCCCGTTAAGCTCAGAAAGAATATCGGAAGGGGTGAAATGAGAATTTTCGTTGATCACCTGCTTGATCATAGAAGCGACAAAGAGGTTTTTAACTGTTCCGTGTAAGCCATGTTCGTTACAGTCTGCTATTACCAAAATGATATTATCCCTCGAATGGGAAAAAACAGCAAAATCGCTACCAATTTCCGAGGCTGATCTCTTTACTAAAAAATGGTTCGAAAATATATTTAGAATGGCCGGGCTTTCGGGAAGAAATACACTTTGAATGTTTTTGGAATAGTGGATAGTATAATCGATCAGTTTTTGCTTTTGCAAAAGGATTTGCTGCTGTTTTTCCACCTCCTGCCCTTTCAAAATCAGCTGGGTATTTGAGTCTTTTTTAATCTTTGTACGGTTGTACCACACAAGGGAAAGCAGGGCTGCCAAAAGGATAATTAAGCTTACAGACGCAATTCTTAACTGGCTAAATTTCGATTTTTGAACCAAATGTTTAATTTCCTGCTCCTTTTCCTTGATCTTATATTGAATCTCAAGTTCGGCTATTTTCCTACGGGTAATATGACTAATCATACTATCCTCTGTAGCAATATAAAGCTTGTTGTAGATCAGTGCCGACTGGTAATCTTTTTCGTCTTCGTAGATGGTAGCTAGGGCTTTGTAGCTATTTCTTACCAGTGAAATGGAGTTAAGCTCCTCCGAAATCCGCAAGCCTTTTCGTGTGTTTTCAATAGCAAGGTCATGCTGTTTGAGTGCATGATAGGCATCGCCAAGTTTGAGGTACCCAGCCGAGAGGCCAAATTTATTATTTGTTTGCTGGCTTACTTCCAAACTTCTGTTGATATAGGTAATAGCCTTTTCGGGTTGGTTAAGGTTTAGATAGAGATCTCCTAGGTTTACAAGAGGCTTGTATATGAGATATGGATTGTTGATCTCATTTGCCTTCTCCAAACAATCAGTTAAAGTTGTTTCTGCCTCTGCATACCTTCCCAAATTTAGCTGACTAAGGCCTTTTAAGTTGAGGGCATTGGCCAGACCATAAGCATCTTCTATTTCTTTCCATATTGCAATTTCTCTTTCGGAAAAGTTGAGGGCATTCATGAAATTGTTGACGAGGAGATAGGTGACACCAATTTTGTGCAGTACATCAGCTTTGAGGGCTTCGTCTTCTAAAGTTTCGGCAATGGTGAGTACCTCCATAAAATAGATGAGGGCTTGTTCGGACTGGCCGATGGTTCGGTGAACTATGCCCAAGTTCAAAAGAGATTCTCCCAAACTCTCATTATCCTCCTTTTCTTTTGCAAGCTTAACGGCTTCTTTGGCATAGAACATAGCCCTTTCCGTATTTGTGTTTCTATACAACACAGAAATTTCATTCAAAATCAGCACCTTTTTCGTACCAGAAGATCTTGCAAGTTCAGTCTTTAAGCTGTCAATTTTATAATCTGCAAAGGCTGATTGAAAGCTTAATAGAATAATACATATAAGGAAAATTCTATTCATTTAATATTGAAATATTTAGGCTGCCACAAAACTAATCAAAATTGTACTATGTGGCGAAATAGTTGCATTAAAATTCTTGCGTAAAAGAGTTGCAATTAAGTAGTTGCCTATTAAATGATAGATTAGAGTTTTTGAAATAAGAAGCTTATTTTAGGCAAAATTTTATTTAAAATAAACGATAGAAAATGGAAAACTCTGAAAGTAATTTATTTGTACATCATGTGTTTTTTTGGTTGAAAAAGCCCAATGATGAGGCGGTAAGGCAACAATTTGAAAAGGGCTTGGAAGAATTGGTGAAGATAAAAGAAATAAAATCATCTCATTTAGGAGTTCCTGCCGATACCGATAGACCAGTGATTGACAGCACTTATCAGTACTCGCTTCTGGTGCTTTTTGATAGTAAAGCAAATCATGATATTTACCAAGACCATCCTATTCATCACAAGTTTATAGCCGAAAATTCGATGTATTGGGAGAAGGTTCAAGTGTACGATTCAGTTGATATGTAGGTTTATTTTTTGAATCTCAAAGAGGGAATATTTCTCCATTGAGCATTTTTGGAACAAGAACGAAACCTTTTACATCATGAAACCAGCTAAGACCCTGTTGTTTGCCCTTGTGCTGATTAGTTTTTGGGTGTACTAATTCTCCAAGGAGGTGGAGGTAATGGGAGAGGATTGGACTTCCCTTTTTCCTGAGGAGGAAATTGCTGTAGAAACAGAAAAAGCGAGAGTGGTGGAAGGAGCGGATAAGTTGGATATAGTTGAGAATAATGTGCTAACTACAGAGGCTGTTCCGCTTGGTTCTTTTCCCAAAACTCTCCCTGAAAGTGAAAAGAAGTATCTTATCTTTAGGTGAGAGTTTTGACCTCGGCAAGGTGAAAATAGAGACAGTAGGGAATTTGCAAGAGGGTGGTACTATTGAGTATTGCAGTTGGGTAGCTGTAGGAGAAAAAGATGGAAAAATCGTAGAGCAAGTGCTATCTGGAGAAGAAAATTTTGACGATGCCATGTACAGACTAATTTTTGTAGCCGACCTAGATGGTGATGGAATTCCTGACATAGTAGCTGATCTTACCAATCATTATAATGTATCTAAAAAGATGCTTTTCCTTTCCTCTTTGGCAGATGAAGGAGAGTGGCACAAAAAAGTTGGAGACTTTACTGCGATAGGTTGCTAGCTATATTTTGAACAATTTGCCCATTTGGAGGGAAAGGTTCATGAATAGGATTTTAGGATTGGCATTTCGCTCCACAAACCTTATGGACTCGTTGAAATACTTGGTCATGTATTCAAACCGCTGAGGAGTAAGCACTTTGCTGAAGTTTTTTACAAACTCTAGTTCTTTGTCTTCCAACCTTACCAGTTTTTCTTCGGCAAACTGCCAAGCCATAGACTCGCGAGTAATACCCAAAGCATATTGAAAGAGGCTCTTTTGGGCTTCTTTTCCCATTTTTTGGAACTCCTCGGCAAAGTCGACCATGCTGGTGTAGTCGTTTCTGAAACAAATCCGCATCCATTCCTTAAAATATTCCGTGCTGTTATCCTGATGGTCTGTAATAAGACGAAGTGCGGTATTCATATTGCCCTCTGCCAAATAGGAAATATGCCCAGCCTTTTCCTCGGGTATGCTATACTTTTCAGTTAAAATGGATTTTAGCTCAGCATCGTGGAAATCGCGCACTTTTACCGCTTGGGTACGGGAAAGGATGGTGGTTAGCAACTGTTCCGAGTGGTTGGTAACCAAAAAGAAAAGTGTCTTTGGAGGTGGCTCTTCTAATATTTTAAGAATAGCGTTGGCAGCCGAAGGATGCATGAGTTCGGGTAGCCACACCATCATTATTTTGAATTCCCCTTCAAAGGCTTTTAAGGAAAGAGACCTAATAATATTGAGGCTTTCTTCTTTTGAAATAGTGCATTGTTTATTTTCTGCTCCAAAGTAAAATGCCCATTCGGGCAAGGTGCGGTAAGGACTTTCTGTCAAAAATTCTCGCCAGTCGGGCAAGAATGCTTGGCTAATCGCATCTTTGTTTTTGGTGATTTTCTTGGTAGTGGCTGTGGGGAAAATGAAGTGCAGGTCTGGGTGGATAAATTTTTTCATCTTCACACAAGACGGACATTTCCCACAGGAATCATTTTCTTGCTGATCAGTACAGCTTACATAGGTGGCAAATGCTAGCGCTAAAGGTAGGTTAGCATTTCCGGGAGAGGACATAAAAAGCTGGGCGTGGGCTACATGACCTTTGCTCACCGATTGGATCAGTGTTTTTTTTACTTCTTCTAGTCCGTTTATATCTGAAAATTGCACCTTTTTCTAGCGTTTTATTGGATGACAAATGTAGTAATTTTTAAAACCCTTTGGTAAACTCTCGCTCTGCAACTATATAATTGATACTAGGCTTATTTCAACTATTTTAACTTTCAATTTGGTGACTGAGAAGTATATTTGATTGTACAACCCTTAAAACTGATGGAAATGGAAAGACAACTGCTTAATTTTTTTTCAGGAATCATTTTAATGATGCTGTATGCTTGTGGCGGTCAGCCAGCTCAAAAGGAGGAAGCAGAAGCAATAGAGTCAAAGGCTGAAGCGTTTGTGGATTTGTTTAATGGAAAAAGCTTGGAGGGCTGGAAAGTGATAGGGGTAAAAGAAGCAAGGTTTTATGTGGAAGACGGGATGCTAGTAGCAGAAACGACTATGGGCATTCCCAACACTTTTTTGGCAACGGAGAAAGAGTACAGTGATTTCGAGTTGGAAGCAACAGTCAAAGTACCCCAAGGAATCAATACTGGCATTCAATACAGAAGTGCGGTTTATCCTATCGATACTGCGACCGTTTATGTTACAGGAAAGCTAGATACGGTAACAAGGAACTGGGAAGCAGGTAGGGTTCATGGTTATCAATTTGAGTTAGACCCTTCAGAAAGAGCGTGGTCGGGAGGGTTTTATGAAGAAGGAGGTCGAGGTTGGATAGAGCATTTGGCTGACCAAGATGAGAAGCGGGCAGCTTTTAAAAATGGGGACTGGAATAAACTGAAGGTAGTAGTGAGGGGAGATAGTCTCCAGACATGGCTCAATGACGTGCCTATTATAAATACGACCGATGGTGGAGCAGAAAGTGGCTTTATAGCGATTCAGCTTCACAGTATAAATAAAGAAGAAGATGCGGGGAAGAAAATTCTATTTAAAGATATAAGGTTAAAAGAGCTTCATTAAACGTACTTTAGTAAAAGAAAAAATGTAGGCTGCTCACTGTGTAACCTACATTTTCTTTTTATACTCCCATGGGCAATGCTTGCACCCGTTTTTGCAGCAATAGCCCCTTTTGAGATGGTATGCTTTGGTGAATACTACAAACCCTTCTTTGGTGAAGTAATATTCTTCCTCTTTTAGCCCTTTGAAAGGTCTCTTTTTTTCCATTAGCTCAACTTTTGTCGGTTATTTTTATTTAGCAGTCTGTTTTCCCTTGCAAGAATAGGGGGATTTCTCTTTCCCTTTAGGTTTAAAAACAGAAAAATATGTTTATTCTCATCTTTTTGTGAACCACTATTGTTGGCTGTTAACAAAAAAAACCTTGCCCATTTGAGCAAGGTTCTTATAAAAAACCCTAGGGATTATCTAGTCATCATGAATATTTTGGAGTCCTTTTCAGGAAACTGCTATGCTTTTCGCTATTGGGTATTTACCTCTCAATGAGTTGAACAAATCGTTGAATTTTCTTTCGCACCATTTAAGTAGGTCTTTAACTTCGTCGTTTGCAAGTTGTTTGATCGCTTTGTCTAATTCTTTTTCAAAAAGTTTAATGTCAAAACTTACTTTTTCTAAAATAACTTTGCTGTATTCCAGCATGTTCGTCTGTGCTTGCATAATGTTAATGGTCAATTAGGGTTATTTGTTGATTTTAAGCTATGGTTTATGGTAATTCTAAAGCTAAAGCGTGCTTGTTTAGTTGGTCTTTTGGTTGTTCGGTATGACTAGCATCGTGCCGGTTCGATACCAAATATCTTTTGGGTGAAAAGAACATAAGCATTACTACGCACATGAAGAGCATAAGTCCTAGCAAGTACATAAACTTGTGAGTCTTTTCTTTAGTTCTAACAGAATTTTGCATTATAATTTTCGTGATTATCGAGTATTGTATTTCATGTTTTTAAATGAAGCTCAAAGCAAAAAAGATTGCTTTAGGTCGATAATAGAAATGGGAGTGAATGGGGCGTGCCCAATGGGGTAAGTTTTTTCTCTATGTGGAAAGTGGTTTGGAGTATAATATGCTAAACTAGTATTGCAGGTAATTTGTTTTTTCTGGGAAGTACAAACCCCATGTTTTACATAGCAGATTACCGTTTCAGTATTTTTAGTACTTGAAAGTGTAGGTGAAACTCCTTGTATTAGTAAAACAATGGTTACGGAGAAAAAAAATTGCCTATGAAATAGTTTGTTCATATTTATTGTAATCGTACTACATTATATGTACGGGAGTAGGTATAAAATGTTGTCAATTTTTATGAATTATTTTCTCTCGATCTTATAATAAGCATTTAGATCAAAAAATAAAGCTAAGAAATAAGGGTGCATTGTTTATGAAGTCAAAAAAGCTTCTACATCTTGTGCAGAATCCATTGGTATTTCTTCCATGGGCAGGTGGCCTATGAGGTCATAAATGATTAGTTCGTTATGTGGGATGGCTTCATGGAATTTGCTGGCATTTTCCACGGGGATCCATTTGTCTTCTTTCCCCCACAATATGAGGGTGTGCTGTTTTATTTCTTTAAGATGACGTGTGTTGTCTTTAAACTTCCCATTTACCATTTTAAAAAAAGCTTCAGGATTCCCTTCTCTATTAAAAAGATCATAATAGCGATCGACCAAAGTTGGTGTTACTTTAGATTGGTTAAAGTATACTTCTTTTACAAAGTCTTCAAGTACTGTTTTTCTTACAGCATATTTTATTACTCTGTTGACAAAAGGTGTTTGAGCCATTTTGAAAGGAAGCGGAATGCTTTTGGTATCTAAAAAACCTGCCGAATCTATCAAAATGAGTTTTTTTACTTGATTGGGGAATTTTAGGGCATATTCCCAAGCTACCCAGCCACCTAACGAGCTACCGGCAATGCTGCATTTTTCTACATCGAGTACGGCTAAGAAAAGCCGAATAAACTTCAAAAAGTAAGGCATATCGTACCTTCCTTCATTGTTTGGTCCAGTAAGCCCAAAGCCTGGGAGGTCTAATCTTATTACGGTGTACCTCCTAGAGAGGATCTTGGTCCATTCGTCGTAGGTATGGAGAGAGGAAAATGAGCCGTGTAGCAAAAGTAAATAAGGACCACTCCCCTCCATTCGGTAGTGGGTGAGAACGCCTTTGAGGGGGATAAACCTCGAATGGCGGTTGGTGTATTTGGCAAGAAGTTCGGTCACTACTTACGGTTTTGGTTGCGGTTGTTTAAGTTTAACAAAAAATACTTCAAGCTGATTCACCTCATAGTGACTTTTTGTACGAGTTTTAAATCTAAAATGAGTGGAGGTCAGGTAATTGGGCAAGTTTT
It encodes:
- a CDS encoding threonine/serine exporter family protein, with protein sequence MNKTAELEEKIDLLLWTGQLLLQSGADSNRIDRNIRRVAAFMGLSPEKLHLHITFTTLMITIGDNVNSFTKFRKCKKHGVNMTVVSAISRLSWKAIKDDYSLEQYREELDRINHIPHHYPRWFLLLSVGMACGAFCLLFGGDWISMANTVVATMVALFVRQELHKKGLNGYFIITVSAFVATSVGSVSTLMHVSDSSQYAILASVLFLIPGVPLINSLDDMLDGFTIVGLTRAIVGLLMVMSISLGMIAALSLLNIETL
- a CDS encoding threonine/serine exporter family protein; protein product: MELTDLLLSGVWGAIAAGGFAILFNVPVRTLLFAALGGAIGLICRNIFHYYIGFHLEFSSFLGALCAATWGAFWSHKVHTPGHVISIPSVIPMVPGVFSYKGMIGLINFNSSDLPQDEHLATTVSFLLKAIFILAGLSLGTAIPNLIDRLLMQKGKQERVTQSLQKKNAKRKIEFD
- the radA gene encoding DNA repair protein RadA; amino-acid sequence: MAKKAKTIYVCQNCGHNSPKWQGKCSSCEEWNTFVEEVITPSSGKQPIWDTEPQGKKITANKPRPLNQIAYQEEERFLTGDTEFDRVLGGGIMPGSVVLIGGEPGIGKSTLTLQLALEMPQLKILYVSGEESGQQIKMRAARIKNTLPDSCLILTETNTQAIFQQVKSTEPNLLIIDSIQTLHSSIVESAAGSVSQVRECAAELISYAKETGTPVFLIGHITKEGSLAGPKVLEHMVDTVLQFEGDRHMSYRVMRTTKNRFGSTSELGIYEMQSTGLRQVSNPSEILLTQREEDLSGITIGATLEGNRPLLVEIQSLVSSSVYGNPQRSCTGFDSKRLNMLLAVLEKRGGYRLGLQDVFLNITGGLKIEDPSIDLAVCASIISSFEDVSVSSKMCFAAEVGLGGEIRAIPRIENRISEAEKLGFEEIFISKYNKKGLDGKSFQIKIIPVAKLEDVFGLLF
- a CDS encoding tetratricopeptide repeat protein; amino-acid sequence: MNRIFLICIILLSFQSAFADYKIDSLKTELARSSGTKKVLILNEISVLYRNTNTERAMFYAKEAVKLAKEKEDNESLGESLLNLGIVHRTIGQSEQALIYFMEVLTIAETLEDEALKADVLHKIGVTYLLVNNFMNALNFSEREIAIWKEIEDAYGLANALNLKGLSQLNLGRYAEAETTLTDCLEKANEINNPYLIYKPLVNLGDLYLNLNQPEKAITYINRSLEVSQQTNNKFGLSAGYLKLGDAYHALKQHDLAIENTRKGLRISEELNSISLVRNSYKALATIYEDEKDYQSALIYNKLYIATEDSMISHITRRKIAELEIQYKIKEKEQEIKHLVQKSKFSQLRIASVSLIILLAALLSLVWYNRTKIKKDSNTQLILKGQEVEKQQQILLQKQKLIDYTIHYSKNIQSVFLPESPAILNIFSNHFLVKRSASEIGSDFAVFSHSRDNIILVIADCNEHGLHGTVKNLFVASMIKQVINENSHFTPSDILSELNGRLAKSTQQEGVENMFEDGVDMAVISINTTSRRLVYSGANISLYHIKKQGLQIVTPDHIPVGGSHFGTNRSFSNKTFSLSKSEKILVFTDGFQKQKGGKDNVPFSERKVRHLMADIIQENLDSQKEMMEKAFDDWKGDNPQDDDILILGIEI
- a CDS encoding Dabb family protein, whose amino-acid sequence is MENSESNLFVHHVFFWLKKPNDEAVRQQFEKGLEELVKIKEIKSSHLGVPADTDRPVIDSTYQYSLLVLFDSKANHDIYQDHPIHHKFIAENSMYWEKVQVYDSVDM
- a CDS encoding DNA polymerase III subunit delta; amino-acid sequence: MQFSDINGLEEVKKTLIQSVSKGHVAHAQLFMSSPGNANLPLALAFATYVSCTDQQENDSCGKCPSCVKMKKFIHPDLHFIFPTATTKKITKNKDAISQAFLPDWREFLTESPYRTLPEWAFYFGAENKQCTISKEESLNIIRSLSLKAFEGEFKIMMVWLPELMHPSAANAILKILEEPPPKTLFFLVTNHSEQLLTTILSRTQAVKVRDFHDAELKSILTEKYSIPEEKAGHISYLAEGNMNTALRLITDHQDNSTEYFKEWMRICFRNDYTSMVDFAEEFQKMGKEAQKSLFQYALGITRESMAWQFAEEKLVRLEDKELEFVKNFSKVLTPQRFEYMTKYFNESIRFVERNANPKILFMNLSLQMGKLFKI
- a CDS encoding DUF1080 domain-containing protein, with translation MERQLLNFFSGIILMMLYACGGQPAQKEEAEAIESKAEAFVDLFNGKSLEGWKVIGVKEARFYVEDGMLVAETTMGIPNTFLATEKEYSDFELEATVKVPQGINTGIQYRSAVYPIDTATVYVTGKLDTVTRNWEAGRVHGYQFELDPSERAWSGGFYEEGGRGWIEHLADQDEKRAAFKNGDWNKLKVVVRGDSLQTWLNDVPIINTTDGGAESGFIAIQLHSINKEEDAGKKILFKDIRLKELH
- a CDS encoding DUF5522 domain-containing protein: MEKKRPFKGLKEEEYYFTKEGFVVFTKAYHLKRGYCCKNGCKHCPWEYKKKM
- a CDS encoding alpha/beta hydrolase → MTELLAKYTNRHSRFIPLKGVLTHYRMEGSGPYLLLLHGSFSSLHTYDEWTKILSRRYTVIRLDLPGFGLTGPNNEGRYDMPYFLKFIRLFLAVLDVEKCSIAGSSLGGWVAWEYALKFPNQVKKLILIDSAGFLDTKSIPLPFKMAQTPFVNRVIKYAVRKTVLEDFVKEVYFNQSKVTPTLVDRYYDLFNREGNPEAFFKMVNGKFKDNTRHLKEIKQHTLILWGKEDKWIPVENASKFHEAIPHNELIIYDLIGHLPMEEIPMDSAQDVEAFLTS